The genomic DNA cactgtgttacaaccagtgttggggaaagttacttttaaaattaatgcattacaatattaagttactcacaaaaagtaactaatcgcattacttagttacttttcaggaaaagtaatgcttgcgttacttttgcattactttttcttggctaaggcttgatctctttcaggccttgcaggtattttttatgactgagaagttctgcattcagaaattgcatatatttccatcgcaaaaatgtcaagctctggcctgccctctcagtttctgactcaaactgttcccacacgtacgcatagagtgcataatatgactatgtttagtttaattcagtacatcattttttaaaatcaaattaattaaactaaaaaagtaacttgcattacttttttaaatattaatgtgtacatttaaaaagtaatgcgttactttacccattacttcaaaaaagtaatatttaagcaatatcgctcgagtaggagtgtgatatagctctatatcatcacggctgtgattaggccgagtgccggaggcaatcacagccgtgatgatatagagctatatcacacgactccgagagcgatattgcttttatacaacagttcgacggcacacgtttgaaaaacgaaaactagaaaacaacaacggagttattttaaaagcctctttgtttgagaactacttcttccgccacggatttgagggcggccagaatgacaggtaaaactttcggctgctttgaagctcataacaactcaatggacggaaaagccgttactttatattaccgtttcttggtcacaaagtgtagttttaagattagttcagtcgagaatgtatatgtattatatttaaatctgcagtcgattagtaaagatagcgcctgtttgaacgtttgcttagtgagattcggtacgaatgagaaccaaagcatgagcggacatcagtgttcactcgccccgctgaccaccgccctctctgggctacatttctgaaagggataccccggctctcatgttggccttgtttgtttatgatagtcaaaatgagatcaaatcagcagtatttggtgtcatgatcaaactagtacttgtttttttattcatatttagtgtcttttgtgttgttattgttttggcgcgaggtaaacgttaataaaactatacttgtataacgttactattgctttctcatttattcttaacgtgatacgagcactcgattattattattaaactttgttcttgtcagtactatacaaaacggttttttataagtgtcagagagatgtttttgcatgctgcttataaatataccagtggcgatatctcataacatgttttaatagtcacgtcacgataaagtaaatgatcaatgtccacatttaaaagctgcagtgcttacctgcagtttcacggtgttttcgcgttctgataagagatatagctccagaaaaaagagtgtttatattcctctttccaagtgttaatcgtccacacgatgtgacaagacattactcccattaactgtaacgtaacatccaagagcgctgatctttgacggaataatacttctgattggggattcacagactgatttatgagctagtaaactaatgagacacacggagagtgattcacacaacgcgtctgtgtttttccattcagagatgagcctgcttaggacctccattcactaggtggcggaataatacgacaggtgaagcggttacagtgccgttatcagtacaatatcgtatagctcttagccaatcagattcgagaaccagaaagaactgttgtataatattacgtaatgcacgttacttgtaatgggttaccccaacactggttcCAACTAACCCTGCtgtgtaaaaaatgtttgcaatcccagctatcagttactaggagttgctgacatgtttcaaaatggtgttatgttttaggttaacaagacagtgattaaaataatataaggttggatttcgtgacttacacacccaactcagaaatcgaacaaaaaaaaacataagatgaagaaatttacttttatgtctccAAAACattctttgttcaatatcttaaccaaaacacatcaaaacttttcacaaattcacaggataTCATCATCTGatagtaagagaaaaagactgaaagcacagattgctcggccctgtagaaatatgtaaagtagctgcgttacaattaaccctgcgCTAGTTTGTGCCCCACTCACCCCTACTTGTtacttttgtatattatatattatattatattgtatattatattatattactaatgtacattattttaatttgatttaatttcatttttatagtgttcattctgttgaatttttttttattctcaattcaaactgaaatttaaaatgaaaatgtaatttcattattttttgcaacaaaatacaacaaaatatgtttgcaattagattttttttttttgcaaggtCATAGTCcagtttatttactaaaaaatctattttgttttgttacttttgacccacctgtgtgttactttcgttccAGCTGTCAGGTTCAAGAGTAACAATGcgctacttatgttcaaagtgaaattatactaaagttgttttacatttgttcaaaattgcATCTGGTATTGAtggaccacacttgtgagttactaaccacagcaaaaatatatctctgtctaaaacattagctttGAAAATgacgtttttctgaaaaatgctactttcgcccctgctctcccctacatcTTTGTACCTTAATGCATACATATCTCtacctaaatagtacatattaggacctttttaaaggggacaattgcactgacagcttttgtacctttttctgagaACATATATTGACCGTGGTGATTTAATGAAAGACAATGAAATTTAATACCAATACTAACCCTGAGTTTCTAGTCTGAAGGATTTGTCAAATTGCATCTCTGGAGTATCAGATTTTGTACCACAGAAATAAAGTCCCAAATCTGACTGTGTTATTTCAGAAATAACCAGACTGACCACTGTGATCCAGCTGTCTGCGTTTATTCTCAGTCGTTTACTGTTGTGATTGTACTTAATTAGAAGTTTTCTTCCTGATCTATCTTTCTCAGCAGATACCAGAAGAGTCAGCTGTTCAGCATTCAGGTGAAACCAAGTGATTTCATATCTGTCGATCATGCTGCAGTTCAGAGTGATATTATCACCCAGCTGAGGTCTTAATGGACCAGATACCTCCTGCCTTGACACATCTGAAGAGACCaggtttttaaataatgtgaactatacttaaatatatacttttattgAAGTTAATTGATTATTTGTTAGTCAATTATGCATCTTTAAATAGAATACACTTACCATTGGACGTGATTAGCATTATCCAataagaaaacacacagaagagAAGGAATTTCTCCATTTTATCTGTCACTCTAAACCGAGTACATCAAACTGCAGGCATATGCAGAATGCTGACACTAAAATAGACTAAAACCACAGTTTGTTTCCACATCCTTTTGAGAGCATATAGTCTACAAAATTCAATAGTTCTTCTAACATTTCTGCTTTTGTCTGTTGTTTCAGACATTTATTTTCAATATGAGAGCAGCTTTAATGAGTTTACATATAGATAATTTGTACTGTGGAATATTTGCGTGCATTACTGATTATGTTTtagctttaaaaaataaaggtgcttcacaatgAAATCAACGTTTCACAAAAGTGGTTGTAGTGAAAGAGAGATTTTTAGATTAAAAATGTATGAGTGAAATGGCTCTCTTAAAGAACTTTTTGACTGAATGATTCTGTTTGGAACTAAAACGTGCTCTTTTATGGCATCGCTGCAAAGAACCTTTTATGGAGTTCCTGCAGTTGACGTCACACAGCCTAAACTCCGCCCTTTTGGCAGGCAATCGTACAGCATTTAAGCAT from Misgurnus anguillicaudatus chromosome 20, ASM2758022v2, whole genome shotgun sequence includes the following:
- the LOC141351586 gene encoding uncharacterized protein; translated protein: MEKFLLFCVFSYWIMLITSNDVSRQEVSGPLRPQLGDNITLNCSMIDRYEITWFHLNAEQLTLLVSAEKDRSGRKLLIKYNHNSKRLRINADSWITVVSLVISEITQSDLGLYFCGTKSDTPEMQFDKSFRLETQDKLTELLKDVEITNDDLTVTERALMFGGVGLAFVIFFFATMAAAGIIHQHGWQKGWAEGKDAAALNSDLTTTD